From a region of the Paenibacillus sp. R14(2021) genome:
- the serA gene encoding phosphoglycerate dehydrogenase, protein MFKVLVSDPISDLGIQKLMDAEDVAVDKKPGLSEDELVAIIGEYDALLVRSQTRVTARIMEAGKLLKVVGRAGVGVDNIDLEAATQRGIIVINAPDGNTITTCEHTFAMMMSVARHIPQAYLKTVGGEWDRKSFLGVELRNKVLGVLGMGRIGSEVAKRAKAFGMEIWGYDPFLTEERAEKLGIRLSSVDDIVRNADFMTVHTPLTPETRHMISRPQFEVMKKGMRIVNCARGGIIDEHALVEAVDQGIVAGAAFDVFEVEPPAADHPFLTHPKIIVTPHLGASTVEAQENVAIDVSEQVLNILRDKPFMNAVNMPPIPSDVLSKLQPYFGLGEKLGSFVSQLTEGAVEEIAVSYAGELAEVDTQPLTRYIVRGVLSHHLGSDQVNVVNSMHLAKERHLNIVVQKSHTARDFTNSITVTLRSKVATRVVTGTLLTGYGPRIVQIDRFPVDVAPEGNLILISHNDKPGIIGNVGMLLGSNNVNIATMQVGRELVGGAAIMVLTVDKGVSKDVIAELVKLPDLNKAKEIKLY, encoded by the coding sequence ATGTTTAAAGTATTGGTCTCAGATCCAATCAGCGATTTAGGCATTCAGAAGCTTATGGATGCGGAGGATGTCGCTGTAGACAAGAAGCCTGGTTTAAGCGAAGACGAGCTTGTTGCCATTATCGGCGAATATGATGCGCTGCTTGTTCGCAGCCAAACGCGCGTAACCGCTCGTATTATGGAAGCCGGTAAATTGCTTAAAGTCGTTGGTCGTGCGGGTGTAGGCGTCGACAATATCGATTTGGAAGCTGCAACGCAGCGTGGTATTATCGTGATTAATGCGCCGGACGGCAACACCATTACAACTTGTGAGCACACATTCGCTATGATGATGTCGGTAGCCCGTCACATTCCCCAGGCGTACCTGAAAACAGTTGGCGGCGAGTGGGATCGTAAATCCTTCCTTGGCGTGGAGCTTCGCAACAAAGTACTCGGTGTACTCGGCATGGGCCGGATCGGCAGCGAAGTGGCCAAACGCGCCAAAGCGTTCGGCATGGAAATTTGGGGGTATGACCCATTCTTGACAGAAGAACGCGCAGAGAAGCTTGGCATTCGCTTGTCGAGCGTGGATGACATCGTTCGCAATGCGGATTTCATGACCGTGCATACACCGCTGACGCCGGAAACGCGTCATATGATTTCCCGTCCTCAATTCGAGGTCATGAAGAAAGGCATGCGTATCGTAAACTGCGCACGCGGCGGCATTATCGACGAGCACGCACTGGTTGAAGCTGTTGATCAAGGCATCGTTGCAGGCGCCGCATTCGACGTATTCGAAGTCGAGCCGCCAGCTGCCGATCACCCGTTCTTGACGCATCCTAAAATTATCGTAACGCCTCACCTTGGCGCATCGACGGTGGAAGCGCAAGAAAACGTCGCCATTGATGTTTCGGAGCAAGTATTGAACATCCTGCGCGACAAGCCGTTCATGAATGCCGTGAACATGCCTCCGATTCCCTCTGACGTACTTAGCAAGCTGCAGCCGTATTTCGGCCTAGGCGAGAAGCTCGGAAGCTTCGTATCGCAGCTTACAGAAGGCGCCGTTGAAGAAATTGCAGTCAGCTACGCAGGCGAGCTTGCGGAAGTCGATACGCAGCCGTTGACCCGTTACATCGTTCGCGGCGTGCTCTCGCATCACCTCGGGTCCGATCAAGTCAACGTCGTAAACTCGATGCACCTTGCGAAGGAACGTCACCTTAACATCGTCGTTCAAAAATCGCATACGGCTCGCGACTTTACGAATTCCATCACAGTAACGCTTCGTTCCAAAGTGGCGACACGCGTTGTAACGGGAACGCTGCTGACAGGCTACGGCCCGCGGATCGTACAAATCGACCGCTTCCCGGTTGACGTTGCGCCGGAAGGCAACCTGATTCTGATCTCGCACAACGATAAACCGGGCATCATCGGTAACGTCGGCATGCTGCTTGGCAGCAACAACGTCAATATCGCAACCATGCAGGTCGGCCGTGAGCTTGTAGGCGGCGCTGCAATCATGGTATTGACTGTCGACAAAGGCGTTTCCAAAGACGTCATTGCCGAGCTCGTGAAACTGCCAGATCTCAATAAAGCCAAAGAAATTAAGCTATACTAA
- a CDS encoding rhodanese-like domain-containing protein — protein MDNWNQMQPEPFLELVRQGKLLKEQIIDVREQHEWDYYHLEDSTLMPLSSFEENWEAVPSDKPVYVICAHGVRSQAVCRYLNEKGYGSLTNVVGGMAAVSQLDGFQYD, from the coding sequence ATGGATAATTGGAATCAGATGCAGCCGGAGCCATTCCTGGAATTAGTGCGTCAAGGCAAACTGCTCAAGGAACAAATCATCGATGTACGGGAACAGCATGAATGGGACTATTACCATCTCGAAGACAGCACCCTTATGCCTTTGTCCAGCTTTGAAGAGAACTGGGAAGCTGTTCCGAGCGATAAGCCGGTGTATGTCATCTGTGCGCACGGTGTACGCAGCCAAGCAGTCTGCCGATATCTTAATGAAAAAGGATACGGCAGCCTTACCAACGTCGTTGGCGGAATGGCTGCCGTATCCCAGTTAGATGGATTTCAATACGATTGA
- a CDS encoding CPBP family intramembrane glutamic endopeptidase, whose translation MKKFDIRNIKLKAMRIDEIDDRMLLINLYATQAITFIIGFIWLLFQRRSPFLLFFPESGLSFVYWGLGLAAAVIAVDLLAARFVPDEANDDGGVNERIFRNRPIWHIVVLSLVVSICEETLFRGAVQHHIGPYWTSILFAAIHVRYLKHWIPTGLVFAISYALGWIYLRTGTLLAPVIAHFMIDMIMGLVIRFRREE comes from the coding sequence ATGAAGAAATTCGACATTCGCAATATCAAGCTGAAAGCCATGCGCATTGATGAGATAGACGATCGAATGCTGCTGATTAATTTGTACGCGACGCAGGCAATTACTTTCATTATCGGTTTCATTTGGCTATTATTTCAGCGGCGCAGCCCTTTTTTATTATTTTTCCCAGAATCCGGGCTCAGTTTTGTATATTGGGGACTAGGCTTGGCGGCAGCGGTCATCGCCGTTGACTTGCTTGCAGCTCGATTCGTGCCGGATGAGGCAAATGATGACGGGGGCGTAAATGAGCGCATTTTTCGTAATCGGCCTATCTGGCATATTGTCGTATTATCGCTGGTTGTGTCAATATGTGAAGAAACGCTGTTTCGCGGAGCGGTGCAGCATCATATCGGCCCTTATTGGACAAGCATTCTTTTCGCTGCTATCCATGTACGGTATTTGAAGCATTGGATTCCGACGGGGCTCGTATTTGCCATTAGCTACGCGCTGGGGTGGATTTACCTGCGTACAGGCACATTGCTTGCGCCTGTCATCGCGCATTTTATGATTGATATGATTATGGGATTGGTCATACGTTTTCGGAGGGAAGAATGA
- a CDS encoding metallophosphoesterase, whose translation MNRITAAGGTDLVLIGGDLREKSVPLERSRHNLRQLARIAPVYMVYGNHDYDEDIRMLDVLLNEERVRVLVNESVVLEQRDGSRIRLAGVDDPRTNRENLKLALRDEEDGRGELFTVLLAHDPILAKRMGAEAEHVDLILSGHTHGGQIVLPWVGPIWLGEEASGYWRGWFDVKKRTTGNSNSRLFVSSGLGTSRLPMRLLTEAQVHRIILRSARSAGALDQSSRDQ comes from the coding sequence GTGAACCGCATCACTGCTGCTGGAGGCACGGATCTGGTGCTGATTGGCGGGGATTTAAGAGAAAAGTCCGTTCCGCTCGAGCGGTCCCGTCATAATCTTCGACAGCTGGCGCGGATTGCGCCGGTCTATATGGTTTATGGCAATCATGATTATGATGAAGACATTCGAATGCTTGATGTGCTGCTGAATGAAGAGAGAGTACGCGTACTCGTGAATGAGTCCGTCGTCTTGGAGCAGCGGGACGGCAGTCGGATTCGATTGGCAGGCGTCGACGACCCCCGGACGAATCGAGAGAATCTGAAGCTTGCACTGCGGGATGAGGAAGACGGCAGAGGGGAATTGTTTACGGTTCTGCTTGCGCATGATCCTATACTTGCCAAACGCATGGGAGCAGAAGCTGAGCATGTGGATCTGATTTTATCCGGACATACGCATGGAGGCCAAATTGTCCTGCCTTGGGTCGGTCCGATCTGGCTCGGAGAAGAGGCTTCCGGCTATTGGCGCGGCTGGTTCGACGTAAAGAAGCGAACAACCGGGAACAGTAATTCCCGGTTGTTCGTCAGCAGCGGTTTAGGCACCTCAAGGCTTCCGATGCGCCTTCTTACGGAAGCGCAGGTTCATCGCATTATTTTGCGTTCTGCGCGTTCGGCAGGGGCGCTGGATCAATCGTCGCGGGATCAATGA
- a CDS encoding polysaccharide deacetylase family protein has product MQIRKTFKPAMVLMLALLLTNGCASRAAQDETSSAASGNKLPDAALDLPDKSVNTTTDNSDNANSNAALGSKPDEQSSPPTAKPAVSAPKKLYKMNKVYSFVPIHKGETSENVVLLTFDDGPKEDEMISSLLDTLDKHKAKAVFFVNGYRVKRHPELLKKIADRGQTIGNHSWDHIDLKKEKGAVVKKQIGDVQEIVKKVTGKEPVFFRPPFGSGNDSVKSIVRGYDMLYMTWSDGSLDWDKSTKDKPDKVIANVLEQLHPGVNILMHELPWTTKALDTLLTKLESKGYGFIDPATIDPAPLPNAQNAK; this is encoded by the coding sequence ATGCAGATTCGTAAAACGTTCAAACCGGCAATGGTTCTAATGCTCGCGCTGCTCCTAACAAACGGGTGCGCATCAAGAGCTGCTCAGGATGAGACTTCCTCTGCAGCAAGCGGTAATAAATTACCGGACGCTGCCCTTGATTTGCCAGACAAATCGGTGAATACGACGACGGATAACTCTGATAACGCGAATTCGAATGCGGCTCTTGGGAGCAAGCCTGATGAACAGTCTTCACCACCTACGGCGAAGCCGGCTGTATCCGCGCCTAAGAAACTGTATAAGATGAATAAAGTGTACAGCTTTGTTCCTATTCATAAAGGGGAAACAAGCGAGAACGTTGTTTTATTAACCTTCGACGATGGGCCTAAGGAAGATGAAATGATCAGCTCGCTGCTGGATACATTAGACAAACATAAAGCCAAAGCGGTCTTCTTCGTGAACGGCTACCGCGTCAAGCGCCATCCCGAGCTGCTCAAAAAAATCGCCGACCGCGGCCAAACAATCGGCAATCATTCGTGGGATCATATTGATCTGAAGAAAGAAAAGGGAGCTGTCGTCAAGAAACAAATCGGCGACGTTCAAGAGATCGTCAAGAAAGTAACCGGTAAAGAGCCTGTCTTCTTCCGCCCGCCATTCGGCTCCGGCAACGACTCAGTGAAGAGCATTGTGCGCGGATACGACATGCTTTACATGACCTGGTCTGATGGATCGCTGGATTGGGACAAAAGCACAAAGGATAAACCGGACAAAGTCATCGCAAATGTCCTTGAACAGCTGCATCCTGGCGTCAACATTCTGATGCATGAGCTGCCATGGACGACAAAAGCACTAGATACGCTGCTTACGAAGCTCGAAAGCAAAGGCTACGGCTTCATTGATCCCGCGACGATTGATCCAGCGCCCCTGCCGAACGCGCAGAACGCAAAATAA
- a CDS encoding genetic competence negative regulator yields MKIERLNQDKIRIFLTFDDLLERGIQKEDMWREIPKVHELFSEMMDQAYSELGFDASGPLAVEVFALPAQGMVVIVTRGKVNGKSEDQMQEEENDDDVYEMEVTLEQSDVVLYAFKDIEDVISVCKQLKAAQLIEDGRLYAYNGKYMLAFEPVGFELPRYHAIIALLAEYGEAASITTAVLDEYGKVIVPSKAVLEICNHF; encoded by the coding sequence ATGAAAATCGAACGGCTCAATCAAGACAAAATCCGTATCTTCCTGACGTTCGACGACTTGCTGGAGCGTGGGATCCAGAAGGAAGACATGTGGCGCGAAATTCCGAAGGTTCATGAGCTATTCAGTGAAATGATGGATCAAGCCTACAGCGAGCTCGGCTTCGATGCCAGTGGACCGCTGGCCGTAGAAGTGTTTGCACTTCCCGCTCAGGGCATGGTTGTCATAGTCACTCGCGGCAAAGTGAACGGCAAGTCCGAGGACCAGATGCAAGAAGAAGAGAATGATGACGACGTCTACGAGATGGAAGTGACGCTGGAGCAAAGCGATGTCGTGCTTTATGCGTTCAAGGATATCGAGGATGTAATTTCGGTCTGCAAGCAGCTGAAGGCTGCCCAGTTGATCGAAGACGGACGTCTATATGCCTATAATGGCAAATATATGCTTGCCTTTGAGCCTGTAGGCTTTGAGCTTCCGCGGTACCATGCAATCATTGCGCTGCTCGCTGAATACGGGGAGGCGGCCTCCATAACGACTGCTGTTCTTGATGAGTATGGCAAAGTGATCGTACCTTCCAAAGCCGTGCTCGAAATTTGCAATCATTTCTAA
- a CDS encoding Glu/Leu/Phe/Val dehydrogenase, protein MDNNNVLTSTQIVIEDALRKLGYGEDMVELLKEPMRLLTVRIPIRMDDGKTRVFVGFRAQHNDAVGPTKGGVRFHPDVNETEVKALSIWMSLKCGIADLPYGGGKGGIICDPRKMSFRELERLSRGYVRAISQIVGPSKDIPAPDVMTNAQIMAWMMDEYSRIREFDSPGFITGKPLVLGGSLGRESATAKGVAIMIDEAMAKKGISVAGSRVVIQGFGNAGSFLAKFMHDAGAKVIAISDVNGALYNEQGLDIEDLMDRRDSFGTVTNLFKDTITNEELLALECDVLVPAAIENQITADNADRIRAKIIVEAANGPTTLEATRMVTDRGILLVPDVLASGGGVIVSYFEWVQNNQGYYWTEAEVDHKLREMMIRGFNSVYELHKLKKVDMRLAAYMVGVRKMAEAVRLRGWV, encoded by the coding sequence ATGGATAACAATAATGTATTGACATCGACACAAATTGTCATAGAAGACGCATTGCGGAAGCTGGGCTACGGGGAGGACATGGTCGAACTGCTTAAAGAGCCGATGCGGCTGCTGACCGTGCGAATACCGATTCGCATGGATGACGGGAAGACACGCGTATTCGTCGGTTTCCGGGCTCAGCATAACGATGCGGTCGGTCCTACCAAGGGCGGCGTGCGTTTTCATCCGGACGTTAACGAAACGGAAGTAAAGGCGCTGTCGATCTGGATGAGCTTGAAATGCGGCATTGCCGATCTGCCTTACGGCGGTGGAAAAGGCGGAATTATTTGCGATCCGCGCAAGATGTCATTCCGCGAGCTGGAACGTCTCAGCCGGGGTTATGTGCGGGCAATCAGTCAGATCGTCGGGCCGTCGAAGGATATTCCGGCTCCTGATGTCATGACCAATGCGCAAATTATGGCCTGGATGATGGATGAATACAGCCGTATTCGCGAATTTGATTCGCCAGGGTTTATCACGGGCAAACCGCTGGTGCTCGGCGGATCGCTCGGTCGCGAGAGCGCGACGGCTAAGGGTGTCGCAATCATGATTGACGAAGCGATGGCCAAGAAAGGGATATCCGTTGCCGGGTCGCGTGTCGTTATTCAAGGATTCGGAAATGCAGGTAGTTTCTTGGCTAAATTCATGCATGATGCAGGCGCGAAAGTGATTGCTATTTCCGATGTGAACGGCGCGTTGTATAATGAACAGGGATTGGACATCGAGGACTTGATGGATCGCCGCGATTCGTTCGGAACGGTGACGAATCTATTCAAGGACACGATTACCAACGAAGAGCTGCTGGCGCTTGAATGCGATGTGCTGGTGCCTGCTGCAATTGAGAACCAAATAACGGCAGACAATGCGGACCGGATTCGTGCTAAAATCATTGTTGAGGCTGCGAACGGCCCCACTACGCTGGAAGCGACTCGCATGGTCACGGACCGTGGTATCCTGCTGGTGCCGGACGTACTTGCAAGCGGAGGCGGCGTTATTGTTTCGTACTTTGAATGGGTGCAGAACAATCAAGGCTATTATTGGACGGAAGCTGAAGTGGACCATAAGCTTCGCGAAATGATGATCCGCGGCTTCAATAGTGTATATGAACTCCACAAGCTAAAGAAAGTAGATATGCGTCTTGCCGCCTACATGGTCGGCGTTCGCAAAATGGCGGAGGCTGTCCGGCTGAGAGGCTGGGTTTAA
- the prsW gene encoding glutamic-type intramembrane protease PrsW, translating into MLLFSILMAAVAPGISLLTYFYLKDRYEAEPIHMVIRVFLMGVLIVLPILVIQRGLLLWLGDGPILFSFTISAGVEELMKWFVLYHIIYNHTEFDEPYDGIVYAVAISLGFATVENVLYAIYQPMSVGSLLIRALLPVSGHALFGVTMGYYLGKAKFAAPSKLKRFLLLAAAVPLLEHGIYDYIIGSGSTYWVWFIVPLMIFLWIKGVRKINRANARSPFRLMGHEEEIKL; encoded by the coding sequence ATGCTGCTCTTCTCTATATTAATGGCTGCGGTTGCTCCTGGCATTTCGCTGCTAACTTATTTTTATTTGAAAGATCGTTACGAGGCTGAGCCGATTCACATGGTTATCCGGGTTTTCTTGATGGGCGTGCTTATCGTGCTCCCCATCTTGGTCATTCAGCGAGGGCTTCTGCTTTGGCTGGGGGACGGGCCGATTTTATTCTCGTTCACGATTTCGGCAGGCGTGGAAGAGCTGATGAAGTGGTTTGTTCTCTACCATATCATTTACAACCATACGGAGTTTGACGAGCCCTACGACGGCATTGTTTACGCTGTTGCGATCTCGCTTGGTTTCGCCACAGTCGAGAACGTGCTGTATGCCATTTACCAGCCGATGTCCGTCGGGTCGCTGCTGATTCGGGCGCTGCTGCCCGTTTCCGGTCATGCCTTGTTCGGCGTCACGATGGGTTATTATTTGGGAAAAGCCAAGTTCGCTGCTCCAAGCAAACTAAAACGATTTCTTCTGCTTGCCGCAGCCGTTCCGCTGCTGGAGCATGGGATCTACGACTATATTATCGGCTCCGGCTCAACCTACTGGGTCTGGTTTATCGTTCCGCTCATGATTTTCCTATGGATCAAAGGCGTGCGTAAAATCAACCGAGCGAACGCGAGATCGCCATTCCGCTTAATGGGGCATGAAGAAGAGATTAAGCTTTAA
- the ypeB gene encoding germination protein YpeB → MYRRLSAVLFPVFTLLCIGSLYWGYQEHQEKNSILIKAENQYQRAFHDLSYHVDQLHRELGNTLAVNSTSQGFHRKGLVNVWRLTSQAQNEINQLPLTLLPFSKTEEFLSKISNFSYKTSVRDLSKQPLSPNEFKMLKTLYADSHDISKSLNGVQDKVIANNLRWMDVEIALASEKSPNDNTIIDGFKTVDKKVSEYPEINWGPSVASMYQKRTIKMLAGQKSTPEEIRKAAAKFLKLDAAQAKEIRVVENGHGTEYASYSATYLGNKNDNPIEMDYTQKGAQLIWFQNPRDIGKPVLSLKEAKRKASDFLARHGYPTMKAITYDESDTTAVFTFVTNQNGVLIYPDKLTVKIARDNGDTVSIRAADYVFEHRKRKLPKPKLMSADAKAALNPDFKVSREQMAVIDNDLGEEVLCYEFIGKINGAVYKIYVNAETGLEESIEQLPE, encoded by the coding sequence ATGTACCGTCGATTAAGCGCTGTGCTTTTCCCGGTGTTTACCCTGCTTTGTATCGGTTCCCTATATTGGGGGTATCAGGAGCATCAAGAGAAGAACTCCATTCTGATCAAAGCGGAAAACCAGTATCAACGCGCTTTTCATGATTTGTCCTATCATGTGGACCAGCTTCACCGCGAGCTAGGCAATACGCTTGCTGTAAACAGCACCTCGCAGGGCTTTCACCGGAAAGGGCTGGTAAACGTGTGGCGGCTGACCAGTCAAGCGCAGAACGAAATCAACCAGCTTCCGCTAACGCTGCTGCCATTCAGTAAAACGGAGGAGTTTCTGTCTAAAATTTCGAATTTTTCATACAAAACTTCCGTCCGCGACCTGAGCAAGCAGCCGCTGAGCCCGAATGAATTCAAAATGTTAAAAACGCTCTATGCCGATTCGCATGATATTTCGAAGTCGCTTAATGGCGTCCAGGACAAAGTCATCGCGAACAATTTGCGCTGGATGGACGTTGAAATTGCACTTGCGTCGGAGAAGTCGCCGAATGACAACACCATTATCGATGGCTTCAAGACGGTTGACAAGAAAGTAAGCGAGTATCCGGAAATCAATTGGGGCCCTTCCGTCGCAAGCATGTACCAGAAACGGACGATCAAGATGCTTGCAGGCCAGAAGAGCACACCTGAAGAAATCAGAAAGGCAGCGGCGAAATTTCTGAAGCTGGACGCTGCCCAGGCCAAAGAAATTCGCGTCGTTGAGAACGGCCATGGCACCGAGTATGCATCTTACTCTGCCACCTATCTAGGAAACAAGAACGATAATCCGATTGAAATGGATTACACGCAGAAAGGCGCCCAGCTGATCTGGTTTCAGAATCCGAGAGACATCGGCAAGCCAGTCTTGAGTCTTAAGGAAGCCAAGAGGAAAGCTTCCGACTTTCTTGCGCGGCATGGATATCCGACGATGAAGGCAATCACCTATGACGAATCGGACACCACGGCAGTCTTTACCTTCGTCACGAACCAGAACGGCGTGTTGATCTATCCCGATAAGCTGACCGTTAAGATTGCGCGGGATAACGGGGATACCGTCTCGATTCGTGCCGCCGATTATGTCTTCGAGCATCGCAAGCGGAAACTGCCTAAGCCAAAGCTGATGAGTGCAGATGCGAAGGCAGCGCTGAACCCGGACTTCAAGGTAAGCCGGGAGCAGATGGCGGTTATCGATAATGATCTAGGCGAGGAAGTGCTGTGCTATGAGTTTATCGGCAAAATCAACGGTGCGGTCTACAAAATCTACGTGAATGCGGAGACCGGATTGGAAGAATCCATCGAGCAGTTGCCGGAATAA
- a CDS encoding flagellar brake protein, whose protein sequence is MLPTINQFLYLQVASSDEKEAALEYKSRIADISDDELLIEVPILEGTGRYKRLFLGDELSACFFTEEGVKHFFNTHVLGFKEDGVKLIRIRKPELESITKIQRRHFLRVAAELEIAIKLSSHVSFIGITDDVGGGGISLLADAKWPIVQGTELDCWLLIPYRNGTVDHAQFRAEVVRVKPLENGKNQIMAKFSSILDTERQRIIRYCFERQLDFRKR, encoded by the coding sequence ATGCTGCCAACGATAAATCAGTTTCTTTACTTGCAAGTTGCTTCATCCGACGAAAAAGAGGCTGCCTTGGAATATAAGTCCAGAATAGCGGACATCAGCGACGACGAGCTTCTTATCGAGGTGCCGATCCTTGAAGGGACTGGACGCTATAAACGATTGTTTCTTGGTGATGAGCTCTCAGCATGTTTTTTCACGGAAGAGGGAGTGAAGCACTTCTTCAATACGCATGTGCTGGGATTCAAAGAAGACGGCGTTAAGCTCATCCGAATTCGCAAGCCCGAGCTTGAATCGATTACCAAAATTCAACGCCGCCATTTCCTTCGCGTTGCAGCTGAACTGGAAATTGCCATCAAATTATCCTCGCATGTCTCCTTTATCGGTATAACCGACGACGTGGGCGGCGGCGGCATTTCCCTGCTGGCGGACGCCAAATGGCCGATTGTGCAGGGGACCGAACTCGATTGCTGGCTGCTTATTCCTTATCGGAACGGCACCGTCGATCATGCTCAGTTCAGAGCAGAGGTCGTCAGAGTGAAGCCGCTCGAGAACGGCAAGAACCAAATTATGGCGAAGTTCTCAAGTATCTTGGACACGGAGCGCCAGCGGATTATCCGTTATTGCTTTGAACGTCAGCTGGATTTCCGCAAACGATAA
- the cmk gene encoding (d)CMP kinase, which yields MNGGSISGRINVAIDGPAGAGKSTVARKVAEQLGYIYIDTGAMYRAVAYAAIGAGVSPDDSDRLGQLVHNIDIKLAPGAEGQTVWLNGVNVTGAIRTREVTLIVSQIASHEAVRLKLVEMQRLLAESKGIVMDGRDIGTHVLPHAEVKVFLNASVQVRALRRFQELKESELVPLAQLEQEIADRDRSDERREISPLICAADAVVIDSTELTITQVVALILDLCRTKTVEAK from the coding sequence ATGAATGGGGGAAGCATCAGCGGCCGAATTAATGTGGCAATCGATGGACCGGCTGGCGCCGGAAAGAGCACCGTTGCCCGTAAAGTCGCTGAACAACTGGGATATATATACATTGATACAGGCGCGATGTACAGGGCCGTAGCGTATGCAGCTATCGGCGCAGGCGTTTCTCCGGATGATTCGGACAGGCTGGGGCAGCTCGTGCATAACATCGACATTAAACTTGCACCGGGTGCGGAAGGGCAGACGGTCTGGTTGAATGGGGTCAATGTCACCGGCGCCATACGAACCCGTGAGGTCACGCTGATCGTATCTCAAATCGCCTCGCATGAAGCCGTAAGGCTGAAGCTTGTCGAGATGCAACGGCTGCTCGCAGAATCCAAAGGGATCGTGATGGACGGACGCGACATCGGCACGCATGTACTGCCTCATGCTGAAGTAAAGGTTTTTCTGAATGCCAGCGTTCAAGTCCGCGCGCTCAGACGGTTCCAAGAGCTGAAGGAGAGCGAGCTTGTTCCTCTCGCACAGTTGGAGCAGGAAATCGCCGATCGAGACCGAAGCGATGAACGAAGAGAAATCTCACCCTTGATTTGTGCGGCAGATGCGGTTGTCATCGACAGTACGGAACTGACAATCACCCAAGTCGTCGCACTTATTCTAGACTTATGCCGAACCAAAACGGTGGAGGCGAAGTAA
- a CDS encoding 1-acyl-sn-glycerol-3-phosphate acyltransferase, with protein MVYNVCRSLLRLIYAVLFRFEASGLENIPAAGPVVLCSNHISLLDPTTVGTKVNRKVHYMAKAELFNVPLFGAFIRNLGAFPVKRGGVSKDAIRNAIGLLKEGKVMGIFPEGTRNAGDSAGKKGAAMIALRSGATVIPVAIIGEYKIFRKMRIVYGKPIDMSVFIQDSSSDVLENVTDAIMANIRKMVKQA; from the coding sequence ATGGTATATAACGTTTGCCGAAGTCTGCTGCGCTTGATCTACGCTGTGTTATTCCGGTTTGAAGCAAGCGGGCTTGAGAATATTCCGGCTGCCGGACCCGTTGTTCTATGCTCCAATCATATCAGCCTGCTTGATCCGACGACCGTAGGCACAAAGGTCAATCGCAAGGTCCATTACATGGCCAAAGCAGAGCTGTTCAATGTGCCGCTGTTTGGAGCTTTCATTCGGAATCTCGGTGCATTTCCCGTCAAAAGGGGCGGCGTAAGCAAGGATGCCATCCGAAACGCTATTGGGCTGTTGAAGGAAGGCAAAGTGATGGGGATTTTTCCGGAAGGCACTCGAAATGCAGGCGACAGCGCGGGTAAGAAAGGTGCTGCGATGATTGCGCTTCGAAGCGGAGCAACTGTCATTCCGGTCGCGATCATCGGCGAGTACAAAATATTCCGCAAGATGCGCATCGTATATGGTAAGCCCATTGATATGTCGGTCTTCATTCAAGATTCTTCTTCCGATGTGCTTGAGAATGTAACGGATGCAATTATGGCGAATATCCGTAAAATGGTGAAGCAAGCGTAA